From the genome of Candidatus Electrothrix communis, one region includes:
- the htpX gene encoding protease HtpX, whose amino-acid sequence MKRTFLFLLTNIGVLVVLSISARILGIDRFLTSNGLNMTSLLAFSALIGFGGSFISLLMSKKMAKWSTGAQVIQQPSNQEERWLVDTVTKLATKAGLKMPEVAIYEGAPNAFATGPSRSNSLVAVSTGLMQSMNRQQVEAVLAHEIAHVANGDMVTLTLVQGVVNTFVIFLSRVAAYAVDNFLRGDEEESSGPGMSYFLISIAFEMLFGVLASTLVMYFSRIREFKADAGAAELMGDKRPMIDALRALGGMSSGELPKEMAASGISGNTMKALFSSHPPLEKRIAALQEK is encoded by the coding sequence ATGAAACGGACCTTTCTGTTTTTGCTGACCAACATTGGAGTGCTCGTGGTGCTGTCCATCAGCGCACGCATTCTAGGTATAGATCGTTTTCTGACCAGCAATGGCCTGAACATGACCTCCCTACTCGCCTTTTCGGCCCTGATCGGCTTCGGCGGCTCGTTCATCTCCCTGCTGATGTCAAAAAAAATGGCAAAGTGGAGCACCGGTGCCCAAGTCATCCAACAGCCCAGTAATCAGGAAGAACGCTGGCTGGTGGACACGGTCACAAAGCTCGCTACCAAGGCCGGTCTGAAAATGCCGGAAGTCGCCATCTATGAGGGCGCACCCAACGCCTTTGCCACCGGCCCAAGCCGATCCAATTCCCTGGTTGCGGTCTCAACTGGCCTGATGCAAAGCATGAACCGACAGCAGGTGGAAGCCGTTCTGGCCCACGAAATCGCCCATGTAGCCAACGGCGACATGGTCACCCTGACTCTGGTCCAAGGCGTGGTCAACACCTTTGTGATCTTCCTTTCCCGTGTTGCCGCCTATGCAGTGGACAATTTCCTGCGCGGAGACGAGGAGGAATCAAGCGGCCCAGGCATGAGTTACTTTCTGATCAGCATCGCCTTTGAGATGCTCTTCGGCGTCTTGGCCAGCACTCTTGTCATGTATTTTTCCCGCATCCGAGAATTTAAGGCCGATGCCGGAGCAGCAGAACTGATGGGCGATAAACGCCCGATGATTGATGCTCTGCGGGCCTTAGGCGGCATGAGCTCCGGAGAATTGCCCAAAGAAATGGCTGCCAGCGGAATTTCCGG